A single Hippopotamus amphibius kiboko isolate mHipAmp2 chromosome 5, mHipAmp2.hap2, whole genome shotgun sequence DNA region contains:
- the CRH gene encoding corticoliberin produces the protein MRLPLLVSAGVLLVALLPCPPCGALLGRGPFPGARQAPQHPQALDFFQPPPQPQQPQARPVLLRMGEEYFLRLGNLHKSPAAPLSPASSPLAGSSGSRLSSDEVAANFFRALLQQLPLPRRPLDSPASPAEHGTENALGGHQEAPERERRSEEPPISLDLTFHLLREVLEMARAEQLAQQAHSNRKLMEIIGK, from the coding sequence ATGCGGCTGCCGCTGCTCGTGTCCGCGGGCGTCCTGCTGGtggccctcctgccctgcccgCCATGCGGGGCCCTCCTCGGCCGGGGGCCCTTCCCGGGCGCCCGGCAGGCGCCGCAGCACCCCCAGGCCCTGGATTTCTTCCAGCCGCCGCCGCAGCCCCAGCAGCCGCAGGCTCGGCCCGTCCTGCTCCGCATGGGGGAGGAATACTTCCTCCGCCTGGGTAACCTCCATAAGAGCCCCGCTGCTCCGCTCTCGCCCGCCTCCTCGCCGCTCGCCGGCAGCAGCGGCAGCCGCCTCTCGTCGGACGAGGTGGCCGCTAACTTTTTCCGCGCGTTGCTGCAGCAGCTGCCGCTGCCCCGGCGCCCGCTCGACAGCCCTGCGAGTCCCGCAGAACACGGCACCGAGAACGCCCTCGGCGGCCACCAGGAGGCACCGGAGAGAGAGAGGCGATCCGAGGAACCTCCCATCTCCCTGGATCTCACCTTCCACCTCCTCCGAGAAGTCTTGGAAATGGCCAGGGCTGAGCAGTTAGCACAGCAAGCTCACAGCAACAGGAAACTGATGGAGATTATTGGGAAATGA